One window of Cupriavidus oxalaticus genomic DNA carries:
- a CDS encoding LysR substrate-binding domain-containing protein, producing MRFDLVDLKLFTHIAEAQSLTGGAQRSHLSLAAASTRIKNLEEYVGVKLLSRSSQGVKVTGAGETLLAHARRVIRQLEQLSGDLQEYVAGVKGHVRVFANTTAMSEFLPAVLRTYLVSNPDVTIDMQERLSPDIVRAVQEGMVDIGIIAGNVRTEGLEVMPYRRDRLVLATALSHPLAERDTVDFIDTLDYDFIGLPEASAIHNFLKRAAADLQRELRWRVQVSNFETACRMIEANVGVGVLPESTAARHAGTMALRIVQLNDEWAERKLQVCVADVGALPLFARKLVDLLVEDGLGRQD from the coding sequence ATGCGCTTTGATCTGGTCGATCTGAAACTGTTCACGCATATTGCCGAGGCCCAGAGCCTGACCGGCGGCGCGCAGCGTTCCCACCTGTCGCTGGCCGCGGCCAGTACCCGCATCAAGAACCTGGAAGAGTATGTCGGCGTCAAGCTGCTGAGCCGCAGCAGCCAGGGCGTGAAGGTCACCGGTGCCGGCGAGACCCTGCTGGCGCACGCGCGCCGCGTGATCCGCCAGCTGGAGCAGCTCAGCGGCGATCTGCAGGAATACGTGGCCGGCGTGAAGGGCCATGTGCGCGTCTTTGCCAACACCACGGCGATGAGCGAGTTCCTGCCCGCGGTGCTGCGCACCTACCTGGTCAGCAATCCCGACGTCACCATCGACATGCAGGAGCGGCTCAGCCCGGACATCGTGCGTGCGGTGCAGGAGGGGATGGTCGATATCGGCATCATCGCGGGCAATGTGCGCACCGAAGGGCTGGAGGTCATGCCCTACCGGCGCGACCGGCTCGTGCTTGCGACCGCACTGAGCCATCCGCTGGCCGAGCGCGACACCGTGGATTTCATCGATACGCTCGACTACGACTTTATCGGCCTGCCGGAAGCCAGCGCCATCCACAACTTCCTCAAGCGCGCCGCGGCCGACCTGCAGCGCGAGCTGCGCTGGCGCGTCCAGGTCAGCAACTTCGAGACCGCCTGCCGCATGATCGAGGCCAATGTCGGCGTCGGCGTGCTGCCCGAGAGCACGGCTGCGCGGCACGCCGGCACGATGGCGCTGCGCATCGTCCAGCTCAACGACGAATGGGCCGAGCGCAAGCTGCAGGTGTGCGTGGCGGATGTGGGCGCATTGCCGCTGTTCGCGCGCAAGCTGGTCGACCTGCTCGTCGAGGACGGACTCGGGCGGCAGGACTGA
- a CDS encoding CaiB/BaiF CoA transferase family protein produces the protein MTDSAANSLPELPPPSPRTGALSHLRVLDLSRVLAGPWSTQNLADMGADVIKIEKPGEGDDTRHWGPPFLSGDDGVPTRQASYFTAANRNKRSVTVDMSKPEGQALIRELARHSDVVVENFKTGGLKRYGLDYESLSAVNPRLVYCSVTGFGHTGPYAARPGYDLLIQAMSGLMSITGHADSEPGGGPMKVGVAVIDLFTGMYATTAILSALEARHYTGRGQHIDIALLDVAMAVLANQGAGFLNADDVPRRQGNIHPSVVPYQDFPTADGNMLLAIGNDGQFARFCEAAGVDWARDERYATNTGRVNNRKVLIAMMMELTRTRTTAEWVALLEANSVPCGPINNIAQAYADPHVQSRGLRIEQSRYPGAQPPADQSVNRVVTAASPLRLSETPPTLRYAPPALGQHTEEVLRDYLKLDAKQVEALRTRGVV, from the coding sequence ATGACCGATTCCGCCGCCAATTCCCTTCCCGAACTGCCCCCCCCTTCGCCGCGCACGGGCGCGCTGAGCCACCTGCGCGTGCTCGACCTGTCGCGCGTGCTGGCCGGGCCGTGGTCCACCCAGAACCTGGCGGACATGGGCGCCGACGTCATCAAGATCGAAAAGCCCGGCGAAGGCGACGACACCCGCCACTGGGGCCCGCCGTTCCTGTCGGGCGACGATGGCGTGCCCACGCGGCAGGCGAGCTATTTCACCGCGGCCAACCGCAATAAGCGCTCGGTCACCGTGGACATGTCCAAGCCCGAAGGCCAGGCACTGATCCGCGAACTGGCCCGCCACAGCGACGTCGTGGTGGAGAACTTCAAGACCGGCGGCCTCAAGCGCTATGGCCTGGACTACGAGAGCCTGAGCGCGGTCAATCCGCGCCTGGTCTACTGCTCGGTAACGGGCTTCGGCCATACCGGGCCGTATGCGGCCCGCCCCGGCTACGACCTGCTGATCCAGGCCATGAGCGGCCTGATGAGCATCACCGGCCATGCCGACAGCGAACCCGGCGGCGGCCCGATGAAGGTGGGCGTGGCGGTGATCGACCTGTTCACCGGCATGTACGCCACCACCGCGATCCTGAGTGCGCTCGAAGCGCGCCACTACACCGGCCGCGGCCAGCATATCGACATCGCGCTGCTTGACGTGGCGATGGCCGTGCTCGCCAACCAGGGCGCGGGCTTTCTCAATGCCGACGACGTACCGCGCCGCCAGGGCAATATCCACCCGAGCGTGGTGCCCTACCAGGACTTCCCCACCGCCGACGGCAACATGCTGCTGGCGATCGGCAACGACGGCCAGTTCGCGCGCTTCTGCGAGGCCGCGGGCGTGGACTGGGCCCGCGACGAGCGCTATGCCACCAACACCGGCCGCGTCAACAACCGCAAGGTGCTGATCGCGATGATGATGGAGCTGACGCGCACCCGCACCACCGCCGAATGGGTCGCGCTGCTCGAAGCCAATTCGGTGCCGTGCGGCCCGATCAACAATATCGCCCAGGCGTATGCCGACCCCCATGTGCAGTCGCGTGGGCTGCGCATCGAGCAGTCGCGCTATCCGGGCGCGCAGCCGCCTGCGGACCAGAGCGTCAATCGGGTCGTCACCGCCGCCAGCCCGCTGCGCCTGTCGGAGACGCCGCCCACGCTGCGCTATGCCCCGCCGGCGCTGGGCCAGCACACCGAGGAAGTGCTGCGCGACTACCTGAAGCTGGACGCGAAGCAGGTTGAAGCACTGCGCACCAGGGGCGTAGTGTAA
- a CDS encoding acetyl-CoA C-acetyltransferase yields MRRAAIVTPLRTPVGTFGGSLRPVSVEELAATTVRAVVERSGIDPARIDDVVFAQSYANSEVPCVGRWAALQAGLPVEVPGMQLDRRCGGGLQAIVTASMMVQSGAADVVIAGGVESMSNIEYYTTDMRWGSRSGNVKFYDRLDRGRERSQPVERFGKISGMIETAENLARDYGITRERADAFSVRSHERAAAAWEAGRFDAEIVPVQVPQRKGDPVTFARDEGFRPGTSMESLGKLRALMPNGTVTAGNASQQNDASAACLIVAEDKLAELGLTPMATLVGWAAAGCEPSHMGIGPVPAVKKLLKRLNLTLDQMDLVELNEAFACQVLAVLKGWEWNDQDAIEQKLNVNGSGISLGHPIGATGVRILATLLHELQRRGGRYGLETMCIGGGQGIAAVFERC; encoded by the coding sequence ATGCGCCGAGCCGCAATCGTCACCCCCCTCCGTACTCCCGTCGGCACCTTCGGCGGCAGCCTGCGCCCCGTGTCCGTCGAGGAACTGGCCGCCACCACCGTGCGCGCCGTGGTCGAACGCAGCGGCATCGACCCCGCCCGCATCGATGACGTGGTCTTTGCCCAGTCCTACGCCAACAGCGAAGTGCCCTGCGTGGGCCGCTGGGCCGCGCTGCAGGCCGGCCTGCCGGTTGAAGTGCCGGGCATGCAGCTGGACCGCCGCTGTGGCGGCGGCCTGCAGGCCATCGTCACGGCGTCGATGATGGTGCAGAGCGGCGCTGCCGACGTGGTCATTGCCGGCGGCGTCGAGAGCATGAGCAATATCGAGTACTACACCACCGACATGCGCTGGGGCTCGCGCTCGGGCAACGTCAAGTTCTACGACCGCCTCGACCGCGGCCGCGAGCGTTCGCAGCCGGTCGAGCGCTTCGGCAAGATCTCCGGGATGATCGAGACCGCCGAAAACCTCGCGCGCGACTACGGCATTACGCGCGAGCGGGCCGACGCCTTCTCCGTGCGCAGCCACGAACGCGCCGCGGCCGCTTGGGAAGCCGGCCGCTTCGACGCCGAGATCGTGCCGGTGCAGGTGCCGCAGCGCAAGGGCGACCCGGTCACGTTCGCGCGTGACGAGGGCTTCCGCCCCGGCACCTCGATGGAAAGCCTGGGCAAGCTGCGCGCGCTGATGCCCAACGGCACCGTCACCGCCGGCAATGCCAGCCAGCAGAACGACGCGTCCGCCGCCTGCCTGATCGTGGCCGAAGACAAGCTGGCCGAGCTTGGCCTGACCCCGATGGCGACGCTGGTGGGCTGGGCGGCAGCGGGCTGCGAGCCGTCGCACATGGGCATCGGCCCGGTTCCGGCGGTGAAGAAGCTGCTCAAGCGCCTGAACCTGACGCTGGACCAGATGGACCTGGTGGAGCTGAACGAAGCCTTTGCCTGCCAGGTGCTGGCCGTGCTGAAGGGCTGGGAATGGAACGACCAGGACGCGATCGAGCAGAAGCTCAACGTCAACGGCTCGGGCATCTCGCTGGGCCACCCGATCGGCGCCACCGGCGTGCGCATCCTGGCCACGCTGCTGCACGAACTGCAGCGCCGTGGCGGCCGCTATGGCCTGGAGACCATGTGCATCGGCGGCGGCCAGGGGATCGCCGCGGTGTTCGAGCGCTGCTGA
- a CDS encoding acetyl-CoA hydrolase/transferase family protein yields the protein MHPATVDNNELGAALQALLRPGDHIWWGQATAEPLTLTRALVGHRHALARGSRLSVFVGIGQSDTLQPAQADVIDFFGYAASGPHRALAKAGVLDIVPSHYSHLPGLIRQGALRADVVLVQVSPPDEEGRYSMGLVHEYIPAALDRARVIVAEVNPDVPWTYGSRHLTADEIDLLVDAAHPPISLDRGAPGAAEQAIARHIAGWVEDGATLQMGIGNLPEAVVAALHDRRDLGLHSGAVGDGIAALAEAGVLTNARKTIDTGIGIGGILMGSERVRRWAHRNPKLQLRETSYTHHPEVLASIDKLTAINSAIEVDLTGQVNAEVAAGVYVGAVGGAVDFLRGAARSRGGLPIVALPATAKGASRIVAQLSGPVSTPRSDAGLIVTEHGVADLRGQTLSQRVRRMLDIAAPEHREDLERQAHALLRQCGAVFVATASMA from the coding sequence ATGCATCCTGCTACCGTGGATAACAACGAACTTGGCGCCGCGCTGCAGGCACTGCTGCGCCCCGGCGACCATATCTGGTGGGGCCAGGCCACCGCCGAGCCGCTGACGCTGACGCGCGCGCTGGTCGGGCATCGCCACGCGCTGGCCCGGGGCAGCCGGCTGAGCGTGTTTGTCGGCATCGGCCAGTCAGACACGCTGCAGCCGGCGCAGGCCGACGTGATCGATTTCTTCGGCTATGCCGCCAGCGGTCCGCATCGCGCGCTGGCCAAGGCCGGCGTGCTGGACATCGTGCCCAGCCATTACTCGCATCTGCCTGGCCTGATCCGCCAGGGCGCGCTGCGCGCCGACGTGGTGCTGGTGCAGGTGTCGCCGCCCGACGAGGAAGGCCGCTACAGCATGGGCCTGGTGCATGAGTACATTCCGGCGGCGCTGGACCGGGCCCGCGTGATCGTGGCCGAGGTGAACCCCGACGTGCCGTGGACCTATGGCAGCCGCCATCTCACCGCGGACGAGATCGACCTGCTGGTCGATGCCGCGCATCCACCGATCAGCCTGGACCGCGGCGCCCCCGGCGCGGCGGAGCAGGCGATCGCGCGCCATATCGCCGGCTGGGTCGAGGACGGTGCCACGCTCCAGATGGGCATCGGCAACCTGCCCGAGGCCGTGGTGGCCGCGCTGCACGACCGCCGCGACCTGGGCCTGCACAGCGGCGCGGTGGGCGACGGCATTGCCGCGCTGGCCGAGGCCGGCGTGCTGACCAACGCGCGCAAGACTATCGATACCGGCATCGGCATCGGCGGCATCCTGATGGGCAGCGAGCGGGTGCGCCGCTGGGCCCATCGCAACCCGAAGCTGCAACTGCGCGAGACCAGCTACACGCATCATCCCGAAGTGCTGGCCAGCATCGACAAGCTCACGGCGATCAATTCTGCGATCGAGGTCGACCTGACCGGACAGGTGAATGCCGAAGTGGCGGCGGGCGTCTATGTCGGCGCCGTGGGCGGCGCGGTCGACTTCCTGCGCGGCGCCGCGCGCAGCCGCGGCGGCCTGCCCATCGTCGCCCTGCCCGCGACCGCCAAGGGCGCCAGCCGCATCGTGGCGCAGCTGTCCGGGCCGGTCAGCACGCCGCGCTCGGATGCCGGCCTGATCGTCACCGAACACGGCGTCGCCGACCTGCGCGGCCAGACCCTGTCGCAGCGCGTGCGCCGCATGCTGGACATCGCCGCCCCCGAACACCGCGAGGACCTGGAGCGCCAGGCCCACGCCCTGCTGCGCCAGTGCGGCGCGGTTTTCGTTGCCACGGCGAGCATGGCCTGA
- a CDS encoding MaoC/PaaZ C-terminal domain-containing protein encodes MAVSYQHLKQRPFAPVRQRYTERDTMLYALSLGLGNDPLDAAALPFVFEGAAGGLRTLPSQAVVLGYPGFWAREADTGIDWVKLLHGEQRMRLHRPLPASADIVGNNRITHLTDKGEGKGAIMVTERRLETADGELLATVQQVSFLRGDGGYSQRDGGQPSDEPLPALRPTPEDRAPDFTDAQAIRPEAALLYRLMGDFNPLHADPEVARAAGFERPILHGLASYGLVAHALVRQCADHDPARLRALDIRFTAPVFPGETLVTEIWRTPDNPNHFRLRARVAERDKVVLSHGWAEIA; translated from the coding sequence ATGGCAGTGAGCTACCAGCACCTCAAGCAGCGACCATTCGCCCCCGTACGCCAGCGCTATACCGAGCGCGACACCATGCTGTACGCACTCAGCCTGGGGCTGGGCAACGATCCGCTGGATGCGGCCGCCCTGCCCTTCGTGTTCGAGGGCGCCGCGGGCGGGCTGCGCACGCTGCCGTCGCAAGCCGTGGTGCTGGGCTATCCGGGCTTCTGGGCGCGCGAGGCCGATACCGGCATCGACTGGGTCAAGCTGCTGCACGGCGAGCAGCGCATGCGGCTGCACCGCCCGCTGCCGGCCAGCGCCGACATCGTCGGCAACAACCGCATCACGCACCTGACCGACAAGGGTGAAGGCAAGGGCGCGATCATGGTGACCGAGCGCCGGCTCGAAACGGCGGACGGCGAGTTGCTGGCGACGGTGCAGCAGGTCAGCTTCCTGCGCGGCGATGGCGGCTACAGCCAGCGCGACGGCGGCCAGCCCAGCGACGAGCCGCTGCCCGCATTGCGCCCCACGCCGGAAGACCGCGCGCCGGACTTCACCGACGCGCAGGCAATCCGCCCCGAGGCCGCGCTGCTGTATCGCCTGATGGGCGACTTCAACCCGCTGCATGCCGACCCGGAAGTTGCCAGGGCCGCAGGCTTCGAGCGTCCGATCCTGCACGGCCTGGCCAGCTACGGGCTGGTCGCGCATGCGCTGGTGCGCCAGTGCGCGGACCACGATCCCGCCCGCCTGCGCGCGCTGGATATCCGCTTCACCGCGCCGGTGTTCCCGGGCGAGACGCTGGTCACCGAGATCTGGCGCACGCCGGACAATCCTAACCACTTCCGGTTACGCGCACGCGTGGCCGAGCGCGACAAGGTAGTGCTCAGCCATGGCTGGGCCGAGATCGCCTGA
- a CDS encoding class I adenylate-forming enzyme family protein, producing MPPDRANPQRISDIPRHWAAEAPDRAAVFEDGRIVTFARLWQGIEAAQGYLQAQGVGTGDRVLVVAENCLAVITLVFALSELGAWPVVVNARLSEREIEEIRSHCQPRLMLFTHGASPDALRHGVRHRAREIAPAGLGPLMASAADSASEREPEAVAREVAVLIYTSGTTGQPKGVMVTHRGLLHFARVTVESRRMQPDDCAYAVMPMSHVFGLGTLLVSTFQAGASLYLSARFNAADVIAAIRQGAITLLQGVPTMFGRILAHVRASGMPLAPSPRLRYLYTGGGPLDPTLKQEVEAMFGQPLHHGYGMTEYAGSLFVTRVDRPRGDCSAGEIVEGAELRVVGPDGQPVPAGEPGELWVRGPGVMRGYYRAPALTAEALRPGGWLNTGDLGRLGPDGALFIVGRTKDLIIHSGFNVYPIEVESVINTHPSVRVSAVVGQPAADGNEQVIAFVEIKDGEKFDAQALHDYLVDRLSPYKRPEKILRVASIPTTASGKLLKHQLKQMVSQQN from the coding sequence ATGCCCCCGGACCGAGCCAACCCGCAACGGATCAGCGATATCCCCCGCCACTGGGCCGCCGAGGCCCCAGACCGCGCGGCCGTTTTCGAGGACGGCCGCATCGTGACCTTCGCGCGGCTGTGGCAGGGCATCGAGGCTGCACAAGGCTACCTGCAGGCGCAAGGCGTCGGCACCGGCGACCGGGTGCTGGTCGTGGCGGAGAACTGCCTGGCCGTGATCACGCTGGTGTTCGCGCTGTCCGAACTGGGCGCATGGCCGGTGGTGGTCAACGCGCGCCTGTCGGAGCGCGAGATCGAGGAGATCCGCTCGCACTGCCAGCCCCGGCTGATGCTCTTTACCCACGGTGCCTCGCCCGACGCGCTGCGGCACGGCGTGCGCCACCGTGCCCGCGAAATCGCGCCGGCCGGACTCGGCCCGCTGATGGCCAGCGCCGCCGACAGCGCCAGCGAACGCGAGCCCGAAGCCGTGGCACGCGAGGTCGCCGTGCTGATCTACACCTCCGGCACCACCGGGCAGCCCAAGGGCGTGATGGTGACGCACCGCGGCCTGCTGCACTTTGCCCGTGTCACGGTGGAATCGCGCCGCATGCAGCCGGATGACTGCGCCTATGCGGTCATGCCGATGTCGCATGTGTTCGGACTGGGCACGCTGCTGGTGTCGACCTTCCAGGCCGGCGCCAGCCTGTACCTGAGCGCGCGCTTCAACGCGGCGGACGTCATCGCGGCAATCCGGCAAGGGGCGATCACGCTGCTGCAGGGCGTGCCGACCATGTTCGGCCGCATCCTCGCGCATGTGCGTGCGAGCGGCATGCCGCTGGCGCCCTCACCCAGGCTGCGCTACCTGTACACCGGCGGCGGACCGCTCGACCCGACGCTCAAGCAGGAAGTCGAAGCGATGTTCGGCCAGCCGCTGCACCATGGCTACGGCATGACCGAGTACGCGGGCTCGCTGTTCGTCACGCGCGTGGACCGCCCGCGCGGCGATTGCTCGGCGGGTGAGATCGTGGAAGGCGCCGAACTGCGGGTGGTCGGCCCCGACGGCCAGCCCGTGCCGGCCGGCGAGCCCGGCGAGCTGTGGGTCAGGGGCCCCGGTGTCATGCGCGGCTACTACCGCGCACCGGCGCTGACCGCCGAGGCGCTGCGCCCCGGCGGCTGGCTCAACACCGGCGACCTGGGCCGGCTGGGGCCCGACGGCGCGCTGTTCATCGTGGGCCGGACCAAGGACCTGATCATCCACTCTGGCTTCAACGTCTATCCGATCGAGGTCGAATCGGTGATCAACACGCATCCGTCGGTGCGCGTGTCGGCGGTGGTCGGCCAGCCGGCCGCGGACGGCAACGAGCAGGTGATTGCCTTTGTCGAGATCAAGGACGGCGAGAAGTTCGATGCGCAGGCGCTGCACGACTACCTAGTCGACCGCCTGTCGCCGTACAAGCGCCCGGAAAAGATCCTGCGCGTCGCCAGCATCCCGACCACGGCCAGCGGCAAGCTGCTCAAGCACCAGCTCAAGCAGATGGTTTCGCAGCAGAATTAG
- a CDS encoding AraC family transcriptional regulator, protein MHISLQRLLLAFPLSVAVTQGRVVVRRRGFDRLLVAGQEMAVAPFEAIDLHLDGSGAQPAACHLELHGVVPAAAQAALHHRVSKRVFLQPQYAWSAAFIAERLDISAARVRRTLFAQGTALTDLCRTQRLMRVLFEAMSGHVATADLARFAGWPANSDLDCAFYDRFGLSMDAARRLALHHAPERHRSVA, encoded by the coding sequence ATGCATATCAGCCTGCAGCGGCTGCTGCTGGCATTTCCGCTGTCGGTCGCGGTCACGCAAGGCAGGGTGGTGGTCAGGCGGCGCGGCTTCGATCGGCTGCTGGTGGCCGGCCAGGAGATGGCGGTCGCGCCGTTCGAAGCCATCGATCTGCATCTGGACGGCAGCGGCGCCCAGCCCGCGGCATGCCATCTCGAACTGCATGGCGTGGTGCCGGCGGCGGCACAGGCGGCGCTGCATCACCGAGTCTCCAAGCGGGTTTTCCTGCAGCCGCAATACGCCTGGAGCGCCGCATTCATCGCCGAACGGCTCGACATTTCCGCAGCACGGGTGCGCCGCACGTTGTTTGCGCAGGGCACGGCACTGACCGACCTGTGCCGGACGCAGCGGCTCATGCGCGTGCTGTTCGAAGCCATGTCGGGGCACGTGGCGACGGCCGACCTGGCGCGCTTTGCGGGCTGGCCCGCCAATAGCGACCTCGACTGCGCCTTCTATGACCGCTTTGGCCTGTCCATGGATGCAGCGCGCCGTCTCGCGCTGCATCACGCCCCGGAACGGCACCGTTCGGTAGCCTGA
- a CDS encoding acyl-CoA dehydrogenase family protein, protein MIEQTQSNNYQEIRDAVRALCAEFPDEYFRKVDEQRAYPEAFVNALTAAGWLAALIPQEYGGSGLGLTEASVIMEEINRSGGNSGACHGQMYNMGTLLRHGSQAQKEKYLPKIASGEWRLQSMGVTEPTTGTDTTKIKTSAVKKDGRYVVNGQKVWISRVQHSDFMILLARTTALADVKKKSEGMSIFMVDLHEAQKKGLTVRPIPNMVNHETNELFFEDLEIPEENLIGEEGKGFKYILDGLNAERTLIAAECIGDGYWFMDRVTKYVSEREVFGRPIGQNQGVQFPIAESFIELEAANLMRWKACELFDKHEPMGAQANMAKYLAAKASWEAGNACLQFHGGFGFACEYDVERKFRETRLYQVAPISTNLIYSYVAEHILGLPRSF, encoded by the coding sequence ATGATCGAACAGACCCAATCGAACAACTACCAAGAAATCCGCGATGCCGTGCGCGCGCTTTGCGCCGAATTCCCGGATGAGTACTTCCGCAAGGTCGACGAGCAGCGCGCCTACCCCGAAGCCTTCGTCAATGCACTGACCGCGGCCGGCTGGCTGGCAGCACTGATCCCGCAAGAGTACGGCGGTTCCGGCCTGGGCCTGACCGAAGCCTCGGTCATCATGGAAGAAATCAACCGCAGCGGCGGCAACTCCGGTGCCTGCCACGGCCAGATGTACAACATGGGCACGCTGCTGCGCCACGGCTCCCAGGCGCAGAAGGAAAAGTACCTGCCGAAGATCGCCTCGGGCGAATGGCGCCTGCAGTCGATGGGCGTAACCGAGCCCACCACCGGCACGGACACCACCAAGATCAAGACCTCGGCGGTCAAGAAGGACGGCCGCTATGTCGTCAACGGCCAGAAGGTGTGGATCAGCCGCGTGCAGCACAGCGACTTCATGATCCTGCTGGCGCGCACCACCGCGCTGGCCGACGTGAAGAAGAAGAGCGAAGGCATGTCCATCTTCATGGTCGACTTGCACGAAGCGCAGAAGAAGGGCCTGACCGTGCGGCCGATCCCGAACATGGTCAACCACGAGACCAACGAGCTGTTCTTCGAAGACCTGGAAATCCCCGAGGAAAACCTGATCGGCGAAGAGGGCAAGGGCTTCAAGTACATCCTCGACGGCCTCAACGCCGAGCGCACCCTGATTGCCGCCGAGTGCATCGGCGACGGCTACTGGTTCATGGACCGCGTCACCAAGTACGTCAGCGAGCGCGAAGTCTTCGGCCGCCCCATCGGCCAGAACCAGGGCGTGCAGTTCCCGATCGCCGAGTCCTTCATCGAGCTGGAAGCCGCCAACCTGATGCGCTGGAAGGCCTGCGAACTGTTCGACAAGCACGAGCCGATGGGCGCCCAGGCCAATATGGCCAAGTACCTGGCGGCCAAGGCCAGCTGGGAAGCCGGCAACGCCTGCCTGCAGTTCCACGGCGGCTTCGGCTTTGCGTGCGAATACGACGTCGAGCGCAAGTTCCGCGAGACGCGCCTGTACCAGGTCGCGCCGATCTCGACCAACCTGATCTACTCGTACGTCGCGGAACATATTCTCGGCCTGCCGCGCTCGTTCTGA